The following are encoded in a window of Castanea sativa cultivar Marrone di Chiusa Pesio chromosome 9, ASM4071231v1 genomic DNA:
- the LOC142608766 gene encoding uncharacterized protein LOC142608766 codes for MATLSQVEPGQFSNPVQDHGLSQPRNISHTVRYAQSHVGYDCSPYARNMYPYATLQPPASHTFCNSGCIRCFIVISIVSTLFVLFTFFLAYFVVHPDFPVFVMDTFYISNFINTSSPKFTADWEANILVNNPSEKLNFHFDGVESYMLYQSEFLATSNKDLNFHVKPKGHSRLHVKMSTNNPDQPEVNRWVVDAMSQARNEGSLSFNMRMLVSSSFRTATFNFDGKDRILKVYCDNLDVVFVGSGPKSFGILSNGESKPCSISM; via the coding sequence ATGGCTACTCTGTCCCAAGTTGAACCGGGTCAGTTTTCGAACCCAGTCCAAGACCATGGTCTGTCACAGCCAAGAAATATTTCTCACACAGTGAGATATGCACAAAGCCATGTTGGTTACGATTGCTCTCCTTATGCACGCAACATGTACCCATACGCAACTCTGCAGCCACCAGCATCACACACATTTTGCAATTCTGGTTGCATTCGCTGCTTCATTGTGATATCGATCGTGTCCACTTTGTTCGTTTTATTCACCTTCTTCTTGGCATATTTCGTCGTACACCCAGATTTCCCAGTTTTCGTAATGGACACATTTTATATATCCAATTTCATCAACACCTCCAGCCCTAAATTCACAGCCGATTGGGAGGCTAATATTTTGGTTAATAACCCAAGTgagaaactcaattttcatttcGATGGAGTTGAGAGCTATATGCTGTACCAAAGTGAATTCTTAGCCACCTCTAATAAGGACCTAAATTTTCACGTAAAACCTAAGGGACATAGCCGGTTGCATGTGAAAATGTCCACGAACAATCCAGATCAACCCGAAGTGAATCGGTGGGTTGTGGATGCCATGAGCCAAGCCCGAAACGAAGGGTCGTTGAGCTTTAATATGAGAATGCTGGTGTCATCTTCATTCAGAACTGCGACCTTTAACTTTGATGGTAAGGACCGTATCTTGAAAGTTTACTGTGATAATTTGGATGTTGTGTTTGTGGGTAGCGGTCCCAAAAGTTTTGGAATTTTATCTAACGGTGAATCTAAGCCATGTTCAATATCTATGTGA
- the LOC142609830 gene encoding NDR1/HIN1-like protein 10: MASASTGAPDKTVTGYPAQSSQITAGYPAYAYVAPPPSYGPGLGPNPAQDYYRRRNTFLCRVITFGTVAFAIIGFIFFVVWLVLKPRLPEFRVDSASVSELNLTQSALSAEWNFTLFVRNPNTKLSLYYDRLEASVFYHGSRDSLGTTPLQPFSQTKRNQTRVPVRFDVVSEYVGEDVAARISGEKSTGSVGFRVRVFALVRFRSGFWWTRERLLRVFCDRVQIGVDPKNGTGSLMGQPGACEVDL; this comes from the coding sequence ATGGCTTCAGCATCAACCGGAGCTCCAGACAAAACGGTTACGGGTTACCCGGCTCAGTCGAGCCAAATCACAGCCGGGTACCCAGCTTACGCCTATGTGGCGCCACCTCCATCTTATGGGCCGGGCCTAGGCCCAAACCCGGCCCAAGATTATTACCGGCGCCGGAACACCTTCCTCTGCCGTGTGATCACCTTCGGCACCGTCGCGTTTGCAATCATCGGGTTCATATTCTTCGTCGTCTGGCTAGTTCTGAAGCCACGTTTGCCCGAGTTCCGAGTCGACTCGGCCTCGGTTTCCGAACTCAACCTAACTCAGTCCGCGTTATCGGCCGAGTGGAACTTCACCCTATTCGTCCGAAACCCTAACACCAAGCTCAGCCTCTACTATGATCGCCTCGAAGCCTCGGTGTTTTACCACGGTAGCAGAGACAGTCTCGGTACGACGCCGTTGCAGCCGTTTTCTCAAACCAAGCGGAACCAGACCCGGGTCCCGGTCCGATTCGACGTGGTGAGCGAGTACGTCGGCGAAGACGTGGCGGCTCGGATTTCGGGCGAGAAATCGACCGGGTCGGTGGGTTTTAGGGTCCGAGTTTTCGCTTTGGTGAGGTTTAGGTCTGGGTTTTGGTGGACGAGAGAGCGTTTGTTGCGGGTTTTTTGTGACCGGGTTCAAATCGGTGTTGACCCGAAAAATGGTACCGGGTCTTTGATGGGTCAACCCGGAGCTTGTGAGGTTGATCTGTAA
- the LOC142608765 gene encoding uncharacterized protein LOC142608765: MATLSEEQPKKEPGQSSDSDQTSHPQATATGQSHPQPQPTTNYPNTMGYPPVMGYPYQQAPQGYASSYIGYPPNEYNSYAYSQTPTQSNVRRNSKFVRFVLVMMIVVAVFTLCSIVTLWFILRPEVPAFRVDALTVSNFNTTNFDQTANWEANVTVDNTNHKLKVYFNEIKSYVDYKDEYLAHAFVDPLSLEVKEHYVMNVKLSANNTVEHVVDQKLVDDMARDRSRGSLILRMRLMVSSTFRRGSWWKKTRTLKVRCERLNVEFVGGAGVGTLAVGNSWPCLTFV, encoded by the coding sequence ATGGCTACTCTGTCCGAAgaacaacccaaaaaagaaCCCGGCCAGTCCTCGGACTCGGACCAAACCAGTCACCCTCAAGCCACAGCCACAGGTCAATCTCATCCTCAGCCACAGCCAACAACAAATTATCCTAATACAATGGGGTACCCACCCGTCATGGGGTATCCTTATCAACAAGCACCACAAGGCTATGCATCATCTTATATTGGTTACCCTCCTAATGAATACAACTCCTACGCTTATTCTCAAACACCAACACAATCCAATGTCAGACGCAATTCGAAATTTGTTCGTTTTGTCCTTGTGATGATGATCGTAGTTGCTGTATTCACATTATGTTCAATCGTTACGCTATGGTTCATTCTACGCCCAGAAGTCCCAGCTTTCAGAGTTGACGCATTAACTGTTTCCAATTTCAACACCACCAATTTTGATCAAACAGCCAATTGGGAGGCTAATGTTACGGTTGATAACACAAATCACAAACTCAAAGTTTACTTCAACGAAATTAAGAGTTACGTGGATTACAAAGATGAGTATTTAGCGCACGCTTTTGTGGACCCTTTGTCCCTAGAAGTAAAGGAACATTATGTAATGAATGTGAAGCTATCTGCCAACAATACTGTTGAACATGTGGTGGATCAGAAGCTGGTGGATGATATGGCCCGTGACCGAAGCCGCGGGTCGTTGATTTTAAGGATGAGGTTGATGGTGTCGTCCACGTTTCGACGTGGATCATGGTGGAAAAAAACCCGTACCTTGAAAGTTCGCTGTGAAAGATTGAACGTTGAGTTTGTGGGTGGCGCAGGTGTTGGGACATTAGCTGTCGGAAACTCTTGGCCGTGTTTAACATTTGTGTGA